GATCACTCTATGGATATGGCGGTCGCCGGACAGGCGTCCGCCGCCGCTTCGGCGCACTCCTCCTCGTCTGCTTTGGGCTGGCGCTTTACTTTCGACACGAGGTCTCTGTCAAGC
The DNA window shown above is from Methanomassiliicoccaceae archaeon and carries:
- a CDS encoding ferredoxin, which encodes MIVSVDESECIGCGKCEEECPMIFELDRDLVSKVKRQPKADEEECAEAAADACPATAISIE